The following proteins are co-located in the Streptomyces sp. NBC_00435 genome:
- the hisI gene encoding phosphoribosyl-AMP cyclohydrolase, protein MAPMSTSSLDPAIAARLKRSADGLVPAIAQQHDTGEVLMLGWMDDEALHRTLTTGRCTYWSRSRQEYWVKGDTSGHFQHVKSVALDCDADTLLVRVDQVGAACHTGARTCFDADVLPLAGASGPTAEAEQAKPNS, encoded by the coding sequence ATGGCTCCCATGAGTACGTCCTCCCTCGATCCCGCCATCGCCGCGCGCCTCAAGCGCTCCGCGGACGGTCTGGTCCCGGCCATCGCCCAGCAGCACGACACCGGTGAGGTGCTCATGCTCGGCTGGATGGACGACGAGGCCCTGCACCGCACCCTGACCACCGGCCGCTGCACGTACTGGTCGCGCAGCCGCCAGGAGTACTGGGTGAAGGGGGACACTTCAGGCCACTTCCAGCACGTGAAGTCCGTCGCGCTCGACTGCGACGCCGACACCCTGCTCGTCCGGGTGGACCAGGTCGGAGCGGCCTGCCACACCGGTGCCCGTACGTGTTTCGATGCCGACGTCCTGCCCCTGGCCGGCGCTTCCGGCCCCACCGCCGAAGCCGAACA
- a CDS encoding TIGR03085 family metal-binding protein — MSTHAKRERLLLADLLESAGPEAPTLCEGWRTRELAAHVVVRERRPDAAGGLLLNVLKARLDKAMEEYGAKPYEELIQLIRTGPPKMSVYSLKQIDEAANAVEFYVHAEDVRRAQPDWSPRALDPVFSDSLWSRLEKLARLTGRRSPVGLVLRRPNGQTAVAHKGAPVVTVTGEPGELTLFCFGRQDAAAVELDGPKEAVAKLTVARLGI, encoded by the coding sequence ATGTCTACCCATGCGAAGCGTGAACGACTGCTGCTGGCCGATCTGTTGGAGTCAGCCGGACCGGAGGCGCCGACGCTGTGCGAAGGCTGGCGGACGCGGGAACTCGCCGCCCACGTGGTGGTACGGGAGCGCCGCCCGGACGCGGCGGGCGGGCTGCTGCTGAACGTCCTGAAGGCCCGCCTGGACAAGGCGATGGAGGAGTACGGGGCCAAGCCGTACGAGGAGCTCATCCAGTTGATCCGTACGGGTCCGCCGAAGATGTCGGTGTACTCCCTCAAACAGATCGACGAGGCGGCGAACGCGGTGGAGTTCTACGTCCACGCCGAGGACGTCCGGCGCGCCCAGCCGGACTGGTCCCCGCGGGCCCTGGACCCGGTGTTCTCCGACTCCTTGTGGTCCCGGCTGGAGAAGCTGGCCCGCCTGACGGGCCGCCGCTCCCCGGTGGGCCTGGTCCTGCGCCGCCCGAACGGCCAGACGGCGGTGGCCCACAAGGGCGCGCCGGTGGTGACGGTGACGGGGGAACCGGGCGAGCTGACGTTGTTCTGCTTCGGCCGCCAGGACGCCGCCGCGGTGGAACTGGACGGCCCGAAGGAGGCCGTCGCGAAGCTCACGGTGGCCCGGTTGGGCATTTGA